A region from the Benincasa hispida cultivar B227 chromosome 8, ASM972705v1, whole genome shotgun sequence genome encodes:
- the LOC120083243 gene encoding tonoplast dicarboxylate transporter produces the protein MNGAHTSIPISDDPKAPLLSAADSPVHRSGSFRSTVKSIFNLKNLYVLLGPVLCAAVCRFVKLDGASGAGSRNMLAVLVWVFTWWLTEAVPMPVTSMSPLFLFPMFGIAAGDEVARTYMNDVIALVLGSFILALAVEHYNIHKRLALNVTLLFCGDPLNPPLLLLGICATTFFVSMWMHNVATAVMMMPVATGILQRFPVGSSRSAAEAKFCKAVILGVTYATPIGGMSTLTGTGVNLILVGMWKSYFPDADPISFNTWSFFALPMALLIFFVFWVVLCLMYCPRGSGPALSTHLDKTQLRRELDALGPMAFAEKMVLAVFSILIFLWMTKNITNDIPGWGALFDGRAGDGTVSVMMATLLFIIPNKKQEGEKLMDWNKCKKLPWGIILLLGAGFAIADGVNKSGLADILANALNFLEKAPYLAVAPAVCLISSLITELVTSNNATTTLVIPILIQIASTMHLHPLFLMIPGAIGAQFAFLLPTSTPSNVVGFSTGYIDIPDMIKIGLPLKIVGIAVVSILMPSLGSLVFGTNKPMQ, from the exons atgAACGGCGCCCACACATCCATTCCGATCTCCGACGACCCAAAGGCGCCGCTTCTTTCCGCCGCCGACTCACCAGTCCACCGCTCCGGCAGTTTCCGATCCACGGTGAAATCCATCTTCAACCTTAAAAACTTGTACGTCCTTCTCGGGCCAGTTCTATGCGCGGCCGTGTGCAGGTTCGTGAAGCTGGATGGGGCGTCCGGCGCCGGGAGCCGGAACATGCTGGCGGTGCTGGTGTGGGTATTCACTTGGTGGCTGACGGAAGCAGTGCCGATGCCGGTAACGTCGATGTCGCCGCTGTTTCTGTTTCCGATGTTCGGAATCGCGGCGGGGGATGAGGTGGCGCGTACTTATATGAATGATGTAATCGCGTTGGTTCTTGGTAGCTTCATTCTTGCTCTTGCTGTTGAGCATTACAATATTCATAAAAGATTGGCTCTCAAT GTGACTCTTCTTTTCTGTGGAGACCCACTGAACCCACCACTGCTTCTTCTCGGAATCTGCGCCACCACTTTCTTCGTCAGCATGTGGATGCACAACGTCGCCACCGCCGTCATGATGATGCCCGTCGCCACCGGAATCCTACAACGTTTTCCGGTGGGTTCCTCCCGTTCCGCCGCCGAGGCCAAGTTCTGCAAGGCCGTCATTCTGGGGGTCACTTACGCTACCCCCATCGGAGGAATGAGCACTCTCACCGGCACCGGCGTCAATCTCATACTTGTGGGAATGTGGAAGAGCTATTTTCCTGACGCCGATCCTATTAGCTTTAATACTTGGAGCTTTTTTGCTCTACCAATGgctttgttgatcttctttgtGTTTTGGGTCGTCTTGTGTTTGATGTATTGCCCCAGAGGGTCTGGGCCTGCGCTTTCCACTCATCTTGATAAGACTCAGCTTAGGAGAGAACTTGATGCATTGG GGCCAATGGCTTTTGCTGAGAAGATGGTGTTGGCTGTTTTTTCG ATTTTGATATTCTTGTGGATGACGAAGAACATCACTAATGACATCCCTGGTTGGGGAGCTCTGTTCGACGGCCGTGCTGGTGATGGAACTGTCAGT GTGATGATGGCAACATTACTATTCATAATTCCAAACAAGAAGCAAGAGGGAGAGAAACTAATGGACTGGAACAAATGCAAGAAGCTGCCATGGGGAATAATATTGCTTCTAGGAGCAGGGTTCGCCATAGCAGATGGGGTGAACAAGAGTGGGCTTGCAGACATATTAGCCAACGCATTGAACTTTCTAGAGAAAGCTCCATACTTGGCAGTGGCCCCTGCAGTATGCCTTATAAGCAGCCTCATCACAGAGCTCGTGACATCAAACAACGCCACCACGACACTGGTGATCCCAATCCTCATCCAAATAGCCAGCACAATGCACCTCCACCCGCTCTTCCTTATGATCCCTGGTGCCATTGGCGCACAGTTTGCATTCTTGCTCCCTACTTCAACCCCTTCCAATGTGGTTGGGTTCAGCACTGGCTATATCGACATTCCGGACATGATCAAGATTGGCTTGCCTTTGAAAATTGTTGGCATTGCTGTTGTCTCTATTCTCATGCCTTCACTTG GAAGCTTAGTTTTTGGGACAAATAAGCCAATGCAGTGA